A part of Antechinus flavipes isolate AdamAnt ecotype Samford, QLD, Australia chromosome 6, AdamAnt_v2, whole genome shotgun sequence genomic DNA contains:
- the RASL11B gene encoding ras-like protein family member 11B produces the protein MRLIQNMCTIAEYPTPGSSGSAAAASIDCCLGAVSGRRLVKIAVVGASGVGKTALVVRFLTKRFIGDYERNAGNLYTRQVQIEGETLAIQVQDTPGVQIHEQGLSCNEQLNRCIRWADAVVIVFSIIDYKSYELIGQLHQHVQQLHPGARLPVVIVANKADLLHIKQVEPQHGLQLANMLGCTFYEVSVSENYNDVYNAFHVLCKEVSHKQQVTSTPEKRRTSLIPRPKSPNMQDLKRRFKQALSAKVRTVTSV, from the exons ATGCGCCTGATCCAGAACATGTGCACCATCGCCGAATACCCTACTccgggcagcagcggcagcgcCGCCGCCGCCTCCATCGACTGCTGCCTGGGCGCGGTGTCGGGCCGCCGCCTCGTCAAGATCGCCGTCGTGGGGGCCAGCGGAGTCGGCAAGACCG CACTGGTGGTACGATTCCTGACTAAACGGTTCATTGGCGACTATGAAAGAAATGCAG GTAACCTTTATACCAGACAAGTCCAAATAGAGGGAGAAACACTGGCGATTCAGGTTCAAGATACACCAGGAGTCCAG atccaCGAACAAGGGTTGAGCTGCAATGAACAACTGAACAGATGCATCCGCTGGGCTGATGCCGTGGTGATCGTTTTCTCCATCATCGATTACAAGAGCTACGAGCTCATCGGCCAGTTGCACCAGCACGTCCAGCAGTTGCACCCGGGCGCCCGGCTGCCCGTCGTCATCGTGGCGAACAAGGCCGACCTGCTCCACATCAAGCAGGTGGAGCCCCAGCACGGACTGCAGCTAGCGAACATGCTGGGCTGCACGTTTTACGAAGTGTCCGTCAGCGAGAATTACAACGATGTCTACAATGCCTTCCACGTCCTGTGCAAAGAAGTGAGTCACAAACAGCAGGTGACTAGCACCCCAGAGAAGAGGAGAACGTCCCTCATTCCCAGGCCCAAGTCCCCCAATATGCAGGACCTTAAGAGAAGGTTCAAGCAAGCCCTGTCTGCAAAAGTGAGAACTGTCACCTCAGTCTGA